One Pseudomonas abieticivorans genomic region harbors:
- a CDS encoding beta-ketoacyl-ACP synthase III translates to MHNVVISGTGLYTPANSISNEELVQSYNTWAQQFNAENAEAIERGELQAATESSAAFIEKASGIKSRFVMDKAGILDPQRMKPRLPERSNDEPSILCEMAVAAAKQALERAGKTAADIDAVIVACSNLPRAYPALAVEVQQALGIQGFGFDMNVACSSATFGIQTACNSVQLGQARAVLVVDPEICTGHLNFRDRDSHFIFGDACTAVVVERADLATSKHQFDVVSTKLLTQFSNNIRNNFGFLNRAAEEGIGQPDKLFVQEGRKVFREVCPMVAELIGAHLAENDIQVSDVKRFWLHQANLSMNHLIVRKLLGREASVQEAPVILDTYANTSSAGSVIAFHTYQDDLPKGALGVLSSFGAGYSIGSVILRKR, encoded by the coding sequence GTGCATAACGTCGTGATCAGCGGCACGGGCCTGTATACCCCGGCCAACAGCATCTCCAACGAAGAGCTGGTGCAGTCCTATAACACCTGGGCCCAGCAGTTCAACGCCGAGAACGCCGAGGCCATCGAGCGCGGCGAGCTCCAGGCTGCAACCGAATCCAGCGCCGCCTTCATCGAAAAAGCCTCGGGCATCAAGAGCCGTTTCGTCATGGACAAGGCCGGCATCCTCGACCCGCAGCGCATGAAGCCGCGCCTGCCGGAGCGCAGCAACGACGAGCCGTCGATCCTTTGCGAGATGGCCGTGGCCGCTGCCAAGCAGGCGCTGGAGCGTGCCGGCAAAACCGCCGCCGACATCGACGCGGTGATCGTCGCCTGCTCCAACCTACCGCGTGCCTACCCGGCCCTGGCGGTCGAAGTGCAGCAGGCGCTGGGCATCCAGGGTTTTGGGTTTGACATGAACGTGGCGTGCTCCTCGGCCACTTTCGGCATCCAGACCGCGTGCAACAGCGTGCAACTGGGCCAGGCCCGCGCGGTGTTGGTGGTGGACCCGGAGATTTGCACCGGCCATTTGAACTTCCGTGATCGCGACAGCCATTTCATTTTCGGTGACGCCTGCACCGCGGTTGTGGTCGAGCGTGCAGACCTGGCCACCTCCAAACACCAGTTCGATGTGGTCAGCACCAAACTGCTGACGCAGTTTTCCAACAACATCCGCAACAACTTTGGCTTCCTCAACCGCGCCGCCGAAGAGGGCATTGGCCAACCCGACAAACTGTTCGTGCAGGAAGGCCGCAAGGTGTTCCGCGAAGTGTGCCCGATGGTGGCCGAACTGATTGGCGCGCACTTGGCCGAAAACGACATCCAGGTCAGTGACGTGAAGCGCTTCTGGCTGCACCAGGCCAACCTGAGCATGAACCACCTGATCGTCAGGAAGCTGCTGGGCCGTGAAGCCAGCGTGCAGGAGGCGCCGGTGATCCTGGACACCTACGCCAACACCAGTTCGGCAGGCTCGGTGATTGCCTTCCACACCTACCAGGACGACCTGCCCAAAGGTGCGCTGGGCGTGCTCAGCTCCTTTGGCGCAGGGTATTCGATCGGCAGTGTGATTTTGCGTAAGCGTTAA
- the hrpA gene encoding ATP-dependent RNA helicase HrpA yields the protein MTDQTPAIDQLLKNLDQAMISERHRLRRQLHDLRKKPDEARLAQWAAKVQASFDQVAARRASVPVIRYDDSLPIAAKRDEIKKILAEHQVLIIAGETGSGKTTQLPKICLELGRGQHGQIAHTQPRRIAARSVATRVAEELGTPLGALVGYQVRFEDQSDANTLVKLMTDGILLAETQHDRFLERYDTIIVDEAHERSLNIDFLLGYLKTLLPRRPDLKVIITSATIDLERFSKHFNDAPIIEVSGRTYPVDTWYRPLTSEQDEEGNAVEEDLSVDQAIIATLDEIAVFERSEGKRPGDVLVFLPGEREIRDAAEMLRKAQLRHTEILPLYARLSPAEQQKIFQSHPGRRVVLATNVAETSLTVPGIRYVIDSGTARISRYSYRAKVQRLPIEAVSQASANQRKGRCGRVEPGICIRLYSEEDFNGRPEFTDPEILRTNLAAVILQMLHLRLGEIDQFPFIEPPDGKAITDGFNLLQELSAVNRENQLTPLGRQLARLPVDPRMGRMLLEAATQGSLQEVLIVASALSVQDVRERPPERQQAADQAHAQWKDADSDFAALVNLWRGFEEQRQALTASPLRNWCRKNFLNYLRLREWRDAHRQLSLICRDLQLTVNKEPADFPKFHKAILSGLLSQIGQKTEEGDYLGARQRRFWIHPSSGIGKKRPQWLMTAELMETTKLYARMVAKIDADWIEPLAGHLIKKNHFEPHWEKKRGQVVAFEQITLFGLIVVGRRPVHYGPIDPVVSREMFIREGLVRGEIQSRAKCLTANRQLLEQLDELEAKARRRDILADEETLYAYYEARLPAEIHQTATFDSWYKSESQKNAQLLIMREEDVLAREASEVTAAQYPDTLRLGDLTLALSYHFEPNHPRDGVTLRVPAPLLPSLPNERLEWLVPGLIEAKCIALVRNLPKVIRKNFVPVPDFIKAALQRITFGEGSLPQALGRELLRMTGARVSDEAWQEAEQQVDSHLRMNIEVLDGQGKFLGEGRDLAELTARFAQASQAALAAPQSAKSQQPVEAKVFAAVAQKAQQNIAGLSMTVYPALVEDNGTVKEGRFSTAAEAQFQHRRALQRLLLQQLAEPAKFLRGKLPGLTELGLMYRELGRVDALVEDILLASLDSCILEGEASLPRDGAGLLSLAERKRGAWAEHAERLARQTLDILKLWHGLQKRFKGKIDLAQAVALNDIKQQLGNLVYPGFVRQTPALWFKELPRYLKAIELRLEKLASQVQKDRVWSQELAGLWAQYQARASKHGQEGKRDPELELYRWLIEEYRVSLFAQQLGTKLPISDKRLGKQWSQVEG from the coding sequence ATGACCGACCAGACTCCCGCTATCGACCAACTGCTCAAGAACCTCGACCAGGCGATGATCAGCGAGCGCCACCGCTTGCGCCGCCAATTGCACGACCTGCGCAAGAAACCCGACGAGGCCAGGCTGGCGCAGTGGGCGGCCAAGGTGCAGGCCTCGTTCGACCAGGTGGCGGCGCGGCGGGCCAGCGTGCCGGTGATTCGCTACGACGACAGCCTGCCGATCGCGGCCAAGCGCGACGAGATCAAGAAGATCCTCGCCGAGCACCAAGTGTTGATCATCGCCGGCGAAACCGGATCGGGCAAAACCACCCAGTTGCCCAAGATCTGCCTGGAACTGGGGCGTGGCCAGCATGGCCAGATCGCCCACACCCAGCCACGGCGGATCGCGGCGCGCAGCGTGGCCACGCGGGTGGCCGAGGAATTGGGCACGCCCCTGGGCGCGCTGGTCGGCTACCAGGTGCGGTTTGAGGACCAGAGCGACGCCAACACCCTGGTCAAGCTGATGACCGACGGCATTTTGCTGGCCGAAACCCAGCACGACCGCTTTCTGGAACGCTACGACACCATCATCGTCGATGAAGCCCACGAACGCAGCCTGAACATCGACTTCTTGCTGGGCTACCTGAAAACCCTGCTGCCACGGCGTCCGGACCTGAAGGTGATCATCACCTCGGCCACCATCGACCTGGAGCGCTTTTCCAAGCACTTCAACGATGCGCCGATCATCGAGGTGTCGGGCCGCACCTACCCGGTCGATACCTGGTACCGCCCGCTCACCAGCGAGCAGGACGAGGAGGGCAATGCCGTCGAGGAAGACCTGAGCGTCGACCAGGCGATCATCGCCACCCTGGATGAAATCGCCGTGTTCGAACGCAGCGAAGGCAAGCGCCCGGGCGACGTGCTGGTGTTTTTGCCGGGCGAGCGGGAGATCCGCGACGCCGCCGAGATGCTGCGCAAGGCCCAGCTCAGGCACACCGAGATTTTGCCGCTGTACGCTCGCCTGTCACCGGCCGAGCAGCAAAAGATCTTCCAGAGCCACCCTGGCCGCCGCGTGGTATTGGCCACCAACGTTGCCGAAACCTCGCTCACCGTGCCGGGCATCCGTTACGTGATCGACAGCGGCACCGCGCGCATCAGCCGCTACAGCTACCGCGCCAAGGTGCAGCGCCTGCCCATCGAGGCGGTGTCCCAGGCCAGCGCCAACCAGCGCAAGGGCCGTTGTGGCCGGGTTGAACCTGGTATCTGCATCCGCTTGTACAGTGAAGAAGATTTCAACGGCCGGCCGGAATTCACCGACCCAGAGATCCTGCGCACCAACCTTGCGGCCGTTATTTTGCAGATGCTGCACCTGCGCCTGGGCGAGATCGACCAGTTCCCGTTTATCGAGCCGCCGGATGGCAAGGCCATTACCGACGGCTTCAACCTGCTGCAGGAGCTGTCGGCGGTCAACCGCGAAAACCAGCTCACGCCGTTGGGCCGCCAGTTGGCGCGCCTGCCGGTGGACCCGCGCATGGGCCGTATGCTGCTTGAGGCCGCCACGCAAGGCAGCCTGCAAGAAGTGCTGATCGTCGCCAGTGCGCTGTCGGTGCAGGATGTGCGCGAGCGCCCGCCCGAGCGCCAGCAGGCCGCCGACCAGGCCCACGCCCAGTGGAAGGACGCCGATTCGGACTTCGCCGCGCTGGTCAACCTGTGGCGTGGCTTTGAAGAGCAGCGCCAGGCCCTGACCGCCAGCCCGCTGCGCAACTGGTGCCGCAAAAACTTCCTCAACTACCTGCGCCTGCGCGAGTGGCGCGACGCCCACCGGCAGTTGAGCCTGATCTGCCGCGACCTGCAGTTGACGGTCAACAAGGAGCCGGCCGACTTTCCCAAGTTCCACAAGGCGATCCTTTCCGGCCTGTTGAGCCAGATCGGCCAGAAAACCGAAGAGGGCGACTACCTGGGCGCACGGCAACGGCGCTTCTGGATTCACCCCTCGTCCGGCATCGGCAAGAAGCGCCCACAGTGGCTGATGACCGCTGAACTGATGGAGACCACCAAGCTGTACGCGCGCATGGTGGCCAAGATCGACGCCGACTGGATCGAGCCACTGGCCGGGCACCTGATCAAGAAAAACCACTTCGAACCGCACTGGGAGAAGAAGCGCGGCCAGGTGGTGGCGTTCGAGCAGATCACCCTGTTCGGCTTGATCGTGGTGGGTCGCCGCCCGGTGCATTACGGGCCGATCGACCCGGTGGTGTCGCGCGAGATGTTTATCCGCGAAGGCCTGGTGCGCGGTGAGATCCAGTCGCGGGCCAAGTGCCTTACGGCCAATCGGCAGTTGCTCGAACAGCTCGACGAACTGGAAGCCAAGGCCCGCCGACGCGACATCCTGGCCGACGAAGAAACCCTGTACGCCTACTACGAAGCGCGCCTGCCGGCCGAGATCCACCAGACGGCCACCTTCGACAGCTGGTACAAGAGCGAGAGCCAGAAGAACGCGCAACTGTTGATCATGCGCGAAGAGGACGTGCTGGCCCGCGAAGCCAGCGAAGTGACCGCCGCGCAGTACCCCGACACCCTGCGCCTGGGCGACCTTACGCTTGCGCTGAGCTACCACTTCGAGCCTAACCACCCGCGCGATGGCGTGACCTTGCGGGTACCGGCGCCGTTGTTGCCGTCGTTGCCCAACGAACGCCTGGAGTGGCTGGTGCCGGGGCTGATCGAGGCCAAGTGCATTGCCCTGGTGCGCAACCTGCCCAAGGTCATCCGCAAGAACTTCGTGCCGGTGCCGGACTTCATCAAGGCGGCCCTGCAACGCATCACCTTTGGCGAAGGCTCGCTGCCTCAGGCGCTGGGCCGTGAACTGTTGCGCATGACCGGTGCACGGGTCAGCGACGAAGCCTGGCAAGAGGCCGAGCAGCAGGTCGACAGCCATTTGCGCATGAACATCGAAGTGCTCGACGGCCAGGGCAAGTTCCTTGGCGAGGGCCGCGACCTGGCCGAGCTGACAGCGCGCTTTGCCCAAGCCAGCCAGGCCGCTTTGGCAGCACCGCAGTCGGCGAAAAGCCAGCAACCGGTAGAGGCCAAGGTGTTTGCCGCGGTGGCCCAGAAGGCTCAGCAGAACATCGCCGGGCTGTCGATGACGGTCTACCCGGCGTTGGTGGAAGACAACGGCACGGTCAAGGAAGGGCGCTTCTCGACCGCCGCCGAGGCCCAATTCCAGCACCGCCGTGCCCTGCAGCGCCTGTTGTTGCAACAATTGGCGGAACCGGCCAAGTTCCTGCGCGGCAAGTTGCCGGGCCTGACCGAACTGGGGTTGATGTACCGCGAGCTGGGCCGGGTCGACGCGTTGGTGGAAGACATCCTGTTGGCCAGCCTGGACAGCTGCATCCTGGAAGGCGAAGCGAGCCTGCCCCGCGATGGCGCAGGCCTGCTGTCCCTGGCCGAGCGCAAGCGCGGTGCCTGGGCCGAGCACGCCGAACGCCTGGCGCGCCAGACCCTGGATATCCTCAAGCTATGGCACGGCCTGCAAAAGCGCTTCAAGGGCAAGATCGACCTGGCCCAGGCCGTGGCGCTCAACGACATCAAGCAACAGCTGGGCAACCTGGTGTACCCAGGCTTCGTGCGCCAAACCCCGGCACTGTGGTTCAAGGAGTTACCGCGCTACCTCAAGGCCATCGAACTGCGCCTGGAAAAACTCGCAAGCCAGGTGCAGAAAGACCGTGTGTGGAGCCAGGAGTTGGCCGGCTTGTGGGCGCAGTACCAGGCTCGCGCCAGCAAGCATGGCCAAGAAGGCAAGCGCGACCCGGAGCTGGAACTGTACCGCTGGTTGATCGAGGAGTACCGGGTATCGCTGTTCGCCCAGCAGTTGGGCACCAAGCTGCCGATTTCCGACAAGCGCCTGGGCAAGCAGTGGAGCCAGGTGGAAGGCTGA
- a CDS encoding glutamine synthetase family protein has protein sequence MTFAPLQQAQDFLAANPDIEMFELFILDANGVPRGKLLHRDELLAVYESGRPLPSTILGLTLQGDDVENSGLVWDVGDIDCRAYPLAGSLTRMPWRLIPTAAVQVSMHPQEGLPATVADPRHVLVQVIEALKIDGYHPVMACELEFYLLDQQRDANGHPQPALDSDGQRPRATQVYGLRELEQIEPFLADLYAACKAQGIPARTAISEYAPGQVEITLEHGDALLAMDQAVRYKRLVKGVAHQHGMQACFMAKPFDHLAGTGMHMHVSLADGQGRNLYASEDKAGTPLLRQSVGGMLAHLLDSLLLFCPNANSYRRFQANSYAPLAPTWGVDNRTVSLRVPGGPANTRHIEHRICGADANPYLAAAAILAAIHHGIRNAIDPGEPVQGNGYAQATTLLPTDWLTSLKALEQSTWAREALGEGFMRVYLAVKREEYRQFMSEVGEQDWRWYLTQA, from the coding sequence ATGACATTTGCCCCTTTGCAACAGGCCCAGGATTTTTTGGCGGCCAACCCCGATATCGAGATGTTCGAGCTGTTTATCCTCGACGCCAACGGCGTGCCGCGCGGCAAGTTGCTGCACCGCGATGAACTGCTGGCCGTGTACGAAAGTGGCCGGCCCCTGCCCAGCACCATCCTCGGCCTGACCCTGCAAGGTGACGACGTGGAAAATTCAGGACTGGTGTGGGATGTGGGCGACATTGACTGCCGCGCCTACCCCTTGGCGGGCAGCCTGACCCGCATGCCCTGGCGGCTGATCCCCACCGCTGCCGTGCAAGTCAGCATGCACCCGCAAGAAGGCCTGCCGGCCACCGTCGCCGACCCGCGCCACGTGCTGGTACAGGTGATCGAGGCGCTGAAAATCGACGGTTATCACCCGGTGATGGCCTGCGAGCTGGAGTTTTACTTGCTGGACCAGCAGCGCGACGCCAACGGCCACCCGCAACCGGCCCTGGACAGCGATGGCCAGCGCCCACGCGCTACCCAGGTGTACGGCTTGCGCGAACTGGAGCAGATCGAGCCGTTTTTGGCCGACCTGTATGCTGCCTGCAAGGCCCAGGGCATTCCGGCGCGCACGGCGATTTCCGAGTACGCCCCAGGCCAGGTGGAAATCACCCTGGAGCATGGGGATGCGCTGTTGGCCATGGACCAGGCCGTGCGCTACAAACGCCTGGTCAAAGGCGTGGCGCACCAGCACGGCATGCAGGCCTGTTTCATGGCCAAGCCATTTGACCACTTGGCCGGCACCGGCATGCACATGCACGTCAGCCTGGCCGATGGCCAGGGGCGCAACCTGTACGCCAGCGAAGACAAGGCCGGCACCCCGTTGCTGCGCCAATCGGTAGGCGGCATGCTCGCGCACCTGCTCGACAGCCTGCTGCTGTTTTGCCCCAACGCCAACTCCTACCGGCGCTTCCAGGCCAACAGCTATGCCCCGCTGGCGCCGACCTGGGGCGTGGACAACCGCACCGTGAGCCTGCGCGTGCCCGGCGGGCCGGCCAACACCCGGCACATCGAGCACCGTATCTGCGGCGCCGATGCCAACCCCTACCTTGCGGCAGCCGCGATATTGGCGGCAATTCATCACGGCATCCGCAACGCCATCGACCCGGGCGAGCCGGTGCAAGGCAACGGCTACGCCCAGGCCACGACCTTGCTGCCCACCGATTGGCTGACCTCGCTCAAGGCACTGGAGCAGTCAACCTGGGCCCGCGAGGCGCTTGGCGAAGGTTTCATGCGCGTGTACCTGGCGGTCAAGCGCGAAGAGTATCGGCAGTTCATGAGCGAGGTGGGGGAGCAGGATTGGCGCTGGTATCTCACACAGGCGTGA